One part of the Bradyrhizobium sp. CB1650 genome encodes these proteins:
- the clpS gene encoding ATP-dependent Clp protease adapter ClpS produces MNDTVTTPKTRTKTKTKVERPRLHKVILINDDYTPREFVTLVLKAEFRMTEDQAYKVMITAHKLGACVVAVFTKDVAETKATRATDAGRAKGYPLLFTTEPEE; encoded by the coding sequence ATGAACGACACCGTCACGACGCCAAAAACGCGGACCAAGACCAAGACCAAGGTCGAGCGGCCGCGGCTGCACAAGGTCATCCTGATCAACGATGACTATACGCCACGCGAATTCGTCACCCTAGTGCTCAAGGCCGAATTCCGCATGACCGAGGATCAAGCCTACAAGGTGATGATCACCGCGCACAAGCTCGGCGCCTGCGTCGTCGCCGTGTTCACCAAGGACGTCGCCGAGACCAAGGCGACCCGCGCCACCGACGCCGGCCGCGCCAAGGGCTATCCGCTGCTGTTCACGACGGAGCCGGAGGAATAG
- a CDS encoding radical SAM protein, translating to MSADDPDRVAFQDQPITQLLVKVATRCNIDCSYCYWFRDASVYSKPKLMSPEVQHRLLQRIEEHVVGYSLADFPIILHGGEPLLWGVENFHRFAEACEAISSRTGCDIPIAVTTNGVLIDDEWLACFEARNIAVAISVDGPAHIHDLHRKTFQGTGTHAAVERAARMLVARNIGVIALAVCNPAYAPREYADFFAACGISNYDIMIPDATVDEKPPSIAAFYNGLFALWLEANRTTPTTDIRIISDMITALLGNNSPTEGVGHKPVELCTVMTDGTVEAHDVLRIAGDGFTNTKFNIFDHAIDEIRNEPRWKAARDASINLCEKCRRCKFMNACGGGYLPHRFSKINGYDNPSVYCDDLYSMFENMQSVLESHLYVSRPDGRRVNVRDTLAGA from the coding sequence ATGTCGGCTGACGATCCAGATCGTGTCGCGTTCCAGGATCAGCCGATCACGCAGTTGCTGGTCAAGGTCGCGACGAGATGCAACATCGACTGCTCCTATTGTTACTGGTTCCGCGACGCGTCCGTTTATAGCAAGCCGAAGCTGATGAGCCCTGAGGTGCAGCATCGATTGCTGCAACGCATCGAGGAGCACGTCGTCGGTTATTCCCTCGCCGATTTTCCCATCATTCTGCACGGCGGCGAGCCGCTGCTGTGGGGCGTCGAGAATTTCCACCGCTTTGCCGAGGCCTGCGAGGCCATTTCATCACGGACCGGCTGTGACATACCCATCGCGGTCACGACCAACGGCGTGTTGATCGATGACGAATGGCTGGCCTGCTTCGAGGCCCGCAACATTGCGGTTGCGATCAGCGTGGATGGGCCGGCCCATATTCACGACCTTCATCGCAAGACGTTTCAGGGTACGGGCACTCATGCCGCCGTAGAACGTGCCGCTCGCATGCTGGTGGCGCGCAACATTGGCGTCATTGCCCTGGCCGTCTGCAATCCTGCTTACGCGCCGCGCGAATACGCCGACTTTTTCGCCGCGTGTGGAATCTCCAACTACGACATCATGATCCCCGACGCGACGGTGGATGAGAAGCCGCCATCCATTGCCGCCTTCTACAACGGACTGTTTGCCCTGTGGCTGGAGGCCAACCGCACGACGCCGACGACCGATATCCGCATCATCTCCGACATGATCACCGCCCTGCTTGGCAACAATTCGCCGACCGAGGGCGTGGGCCACAAACCCGTCGAGCTTTGCACCGTGATGACCGATGGCACCGTGGAGGCCCACGATGTGCTGCGGATTGCGGGCGACGGGTTCACGAACACCAAGTTCAACATCTTCGATCATGCGATCGACGAGATCCGCAATGAGCCGCGCTGGAAGGCCGCGCGCGATGCTTCAATCAATCTTTGCGAGAAGTGTCGCCGATGCAAGTTCATGAACGCCTGCGGGGGAGGCTATCTTCCGCACCGTTTCTCCAAGATAAACGGCTACGACAATCCTTCGGTCTATTGCGATGATCTCTATTCGATGTTCGAGAACATGCAATCAGTTCTGGAGAGCCATCTCTACGTCAGCAGGCCCGACGGGCGGCGCGTCAATGTGCGTGACACCCTCGCAGGCGCGTAG
- a CDS encoding adenylate/guanylate cyclase domain-containing protein, with amino-acid sequence MESSELQRIANWLIDGARSSGEPARMIADICERLVAAGLPLWRFGIFIRTLHPEIFGRNFIWRQGEEVEVGSVDFEILGTPEFARSPLRIVFEQGLEVRGRIDDPDSKRFPFLDDMRAEGVTDYVAMPMPYLDGSIHATSWTSRHPGGFSDDDMAAIRAIMAPLARVSEIVSLRRTASMLLDTYVGNRAGARILGGQIRRGHTDTMQAVIWLSDLRGFTALSDRLPAETVVEILNQYFDCQVTAIRGHGGEVLKFMGDGLLAVFPIDEYVGDAAHVCTQVLEAARESRASVEALAFPVGDIIERFRFGVALHVGNILYGNIGGGNRLDFTCIGPAVNLAARLEKIAGRLGRTVVASEGFASVCHHSWRELGEFPIAGFSRAQRVYGLAEEAPVVMA; translated from the coding sequence ATGGAAAGCTCCGAGCTGCAGCGGATCGCCAACTGGCTGATCGATGGCGCGAGGTCGTCGGGCGAACCCGCCAGGATGATCGCCGATATCTGCGAACGTCTGGTCGCAGCCGGACTGCCGCTGTGGCGGTTCGGCATCTTCATTCGCACGCTGCACCCCGAAATCTTCGGCCGCAACTTCATCTGGCGGCAGGGCGAGGAGGTCGAGGTCGGCAGCGTCGATTTCGAGATCCTGGGTACGCCCGAATTCGCCCGGAGCCCGCTTCGGATCGTGTTCGAGCAAGGGCTGGAGGTCAGGGGACGCATCGACGATCCCGACAGCAAGCGCTTTCCGTTCCTCGACGACATGCGCGCCGAGGGCGTGACCGACTATGTCGCGATGCCGATGCCGTATCTGGACGGATCGATCCATGCGACGAGCTGGACCTCGCGGCATCCCGGCGGCTTCAGCGATGACGATATGGCGGCGATCCGGGCCATCATGGCACCGCTCGCGCGCGTCAGCGAGATCGTCAGCCTGCGCCGCACCGCCTCGATGCTGCTCGACACCTATGTCGGCAACCGCGCCGGCGCGCGCATCCTCGGCGGCCAGATCCGTCGCGGCCACACCGACACCATGCAGGCGGTGATCTGGCTGTCGGACCTGCGCGGCTTCACCGCCCTGTCGGATCGACTGCCGGCGGAGACGGTGGTCGAGATTCTCAACCAATACTTCGACTGCCAGGTGACCGCGATCCGCGGCCATGGCGGCGAGGTCCTGAAGTTCATGGGCGACGGCCTGCTCGCCGTGTTTCCGATCGACGAATATGTCGGCGATGCCGCGCATGTCTGTACGCAGGTGCTGGAGGCCGCGCGCGAATCCCGTGCCAGTGTCGAAGCGCTTGCCTTCCCCGTCGGCGACATCATCGAGCGCTTCCGCTTCGGCGTCGCGCTGCATGTCGGCAACATCCTCTACGGCAATATCGGCGGCGGCAACCGGCTCGACTTCACCTGCATCGGCCCCGCGGTCAATCTCGCGGCGCGGCTGGAGAAGATCGCCGGCCGATTGGGACGGACGGTCGTCGCCTCGGAAGGCTTTGCCAGTGTCTGTCACCATAGCTGGCGCGAGCTCGGCGAGTTTCCGATTGCCGGGTTCTCGCGGGCGCAGCGCGTGTACGGGCTCGCCGAAGAGGCGCCGGTGGTGATGGCGTAA
- the aroC gene encoding chorismate synthase — MSFNTFGHMFRVTTFGESHGVAIGCVVDGCPPLIPLTEADIQRDLDRRRPGQSRFTTQRQEPDQVKILSGVMAHPETGVQVTTGTPIGLLIENTDQRSKDYSEIKDKFRPGHADFTYEAKYGLRDYRGGGRSSARETAMRVAAGAIARKVLPGVTVRGALVQIGPHKIDRNKWDWDEIGKNPFFCPDKDKAAFFETYLDGIRKSGSSIGAVIEVVAEGVPAGLGAPIYAKLDSDLAGAMMTINAVKGVEIGAGFGAAELTGEENADEMRTGNDGTRFLSNHAGGVLGGISTGQPVVVRFAVKPTSSILQPRLTVDRKGADTEIMTKGRHDPCVGIRAVPVGEAMMACVLADHFLRDRGQVGH, encoded by the coding sequence ATGTCCTTCAACACCTTCGGCCACATGTTCCGCGTCACAACCTTCGGCGAGAGCCATGGGGTGGCGATCGGCTGCGTGGTCGACGGCTGTCCGCCGCTGATTCCGCTCACCGAGGCCGACATCCAGCGCGATCTCGATCGCCGCCGGCCGGGCCAGTCGCGCTTCACGACCCAGCGCCAGGAGCCGGACCAGGTCAAGATTCTCTCCGGCGTGATGGCGCATCCGGAGACCGGCGTGCAGGTGACGACGGGCACGCCGATCGGCCTTCTGATCGAAAACACCGACCAGCGCTCGAAGGACTATTCCGAGATCAAGGACAAGTTCCGGCCCGGTCATGCCGACTTCACCTATGAGGCCAAATACGGCCTGCGCGACTATCGCGGCGGCGGGCGCTCCTCGGCGCGCGAGACGGCGATGCGGGTCGCCGCCGGCGCGATTGCGCGCAAGGTGCTACCCGGCGTGACGGTGCGTGGCGCGCTGGTGCAGATCGGTCCGCACAAGATCGACCGCAACAAATGGGACTGGGACGAGATCGGGAAGAACCCGTTCTTCTGTCCCGACAAGGACAAGGCCGCGTTCTTCGAGACTTACCTCGACGGCATCCGCAAGAGCGGCTCCTCGATCGGCGCGGTTATCGAGGTCGTTGCCGAAGGCGTGCCGGCTGGCCTCGGCGCACCGATCTACGCCAAGCTCGACTCCGATCTGGCCGGCGCGATGATGACCATCAATGCGGTGAAAGGTGTCGAGATAGGCGCCGGCTTTGGCGCGGCCGAGCTCACCGGCGAAGAGAACGCCGACGAGATGCGCACCGGCAACGACGGCACGCGCTTTCTGTCCAACCATGCCGGCGGCGTTCTCGGCGGAATCTCTACCGGCCAGCCGGTCGTGGTGCGCTTCGCGGTGAAGCCGACCTCGTCAATCCTGCAGCCGCGTCTGACCGTCGATCGCAAGGGCGCCGATACCGAGATTATGACCAAGGGCCGGCACGATCCCTGCGTCGGCATCCGCGCCGTCCCGGTCGGCGAGGCCATGATGGCCTGCGTTCTCGCCGACCACTTCCTGCGCGATCGCGGGCAGGTCGGGCACTAA
- a CDS encoding histidine phosphatase family protein, whose protein sequence is MAVPTIYFLRHGETEWNALGRLQGTRDVPLNARGRVQAVQAAGILADLFKRDGRDKAALPYVSSPLGRARSTMELVRAKLELPATDYSLDDRLREIGYGTWEGLTLAESEASDPEVYARRLADKWSVAPMGGETYAAVQLRMLDWYESLLVDTVAVAHGGTARALMVALGIETPASAAELYIEQGTVYVFRDGRLEKYS, encoded by the coding sequence ATGGCCGTGCCCACGATCTACTTTCTTCGCCATGGCGAGACCGAGTGGAATGCGCTCGGGCGGCTGCAGGGCACCAGGGACGTTCCGTTGAACGCGCGCGGCCGCGTTCAGGCGGTGCAAGCCGCCGGCATTTTGGCCGATCTGTTCAAGCGCGATGGCCGCGACAAGGCGGCGCTGCCCTATGTGTCGAGCCCGCTCGGTCGCGCGCGCTCGACCATGGAGCTCGTGCGCGCCAAGCTCGAATTGCCGGCCACGGACTATTCACTGGATGATCGCCTGCGCGAGATCGGCTACGGCACTTGGGAAGGTCTGACGCTGGCCGAGAGCGAAGCTTCCGATCCCGAAGTCTATGCCCGCCGCCTCGCCGACAAATGGTCGGTGGCCCCGATGGGCGGCGAGACCTACGCGGCGGTGCAGCTCCGCATGCTCGACTGGTACGAGTCGCTGCTCGTCGACACCGTCGCGGTCGCCCATGGCGGCACCGCCCGGGCCCTGATGGTGGCCCTCGGCATCGAAACCCCGGCCAGCGCCGCCGAGCTCTATATCGAGCAGGGCACCGTCTACGTGTTTCGCGATGGGCGGCTCGAGAAGTATAGTTAA
- the fabI gene encoding enoyl-ACP reductase FabI yields MAQNSGLMQGKRGVILGVANNRSIAWGIAKACHVAGAELAFTYQGDALKKRVEPLAAEIGGLVLGHCDVTDAATIDAAFAVLKEKWGKIDFLVHAIAYGEQLEGRYVDTTQENFTKSMLISCYSLTAVAQRAEKLMTDGGSIITLSYYGAEKWMPHYNVMGVAKAALEASVRYLAADLGEKNIRVNAISAGPIKTLAASGIGDFRYILKWNEYNAPMRRNVSTEDVGGSALYFLSDLSRGVTGEVHHVDSGYHVLGMKRPDAPDIALGGKD; encoded by the coding sequence ATGGCGCAGAATTCAGGTCTGATGCAGGGCAAGCGCGGGGTGATCCTCGGCGTTGCCAACAACCGCTCGATCGCCTGGGGCATCGCCAAGGCATGCCACGTGGCCGGCGCCGAGCTCGCGTTCACCTATCAGGGCGATGCGCTGAAGAAACGTGTCGAGCCTCTCGCCGCCGAGATCGGCGGTCTCGTGCTCGGCCATTGCGACGTCACGGACGCCGCGACCATCGACGCCGCCTTCGCGGTGCTGAAGGAGAAGTGGGGCAAGATCGATTTCCTGGTGCACGCGATCGCCTATGGCGAGCAGCTCGAAGGCCGCTACGTCGACACCACGCAGGAGAACTTCACCAAGTCGATGCTGATCTCCTGCTACTCGCTGACCGCGGTGGCGCAGCGCGCCGAGAAGCTGATGACCGACGGCGGCTCGATCATCACGCTGTCCTATTACGGCGCCGAGAAGTGGATGCCGCACTACAACGTGATGGGCGTGGCGAAGGCGGCGCTGGAGGCCAGCGTGCGCTACCTCGCCGCTGATCTCGGTGAGAAGAACATCCGCGTCAACGCGATCTCGGCGGGGCCGATCAAGACGCTCGCCGCCTCCGGCATCGGCGATTTCCGCTATATCCTGAAGTGGAACGAGTACAACGCGCCGATGCGGCGCAACGTGTCGACCGAGGACGTCGGCGGCAGCGCGCTGTATTTCCTCTCCGACCTGTCGCGCGGAGTCACCGGCGAAGTGCATCACGTCGATTCCGGCTATCACGTGCTCGGCATGAAGCGGCCAGATGCGCCCGACATTGCGCTCGGCGGGAAGGACTGA
- a CDS encoding sigma-70 family RNA polymerase sigma factor — MSAFRQSVEAMIPALRRYARALTRDADAADDLVQDTLVRALRSERLFLGGDVRSWLYTILTNLNKNRRRSLARRPQFMQLTENNPDASGTEAEGRDIEKALSTLVEEQRSVLLLVMLEGLSYREVADIQGVPIGTVMSRLARARAHVKASLEGERPALRRVK; from the coding sequence ATGAGTGCATTTCGCCAGAGCGTGGAAGCCATGATCCCGGCGTTGCGCCGCTACGCCCGCGCGCTGACGCGCGATGCGGATGCGGCCGACGATCTGGTGCAGGATACCCTGGTGCGGGCGCTGCGCTCGGAGCGGCTGTTCCTCGGAGGCGACGTCAGGAGCTGGCTCTACACCATCCTGACCAACCTCAACAAGAATCGCAGACGCTCGCTGGCGCGACGGCCGCAGTTCATGCAACTGACGGAGAACAACCCGGATGCCAGCGGGACGGAAGCCGAAGGACGCGACATCGAGAAGGCGCTGTCGACGCTCGTCGAGGAGCAGCGCTCGGTGCTGCTGCTGGTGATGCTGGAGGGCCTGAGCTACCGCGAGGTCGCCGATATCCAGGGTGTGCCGATCGGCACCGTAATGTCACGCCTGGCGCGAGCCCGGGCTCACGTTAAAGCATCGCTCGAAGGCGAGCGTCCAGCGCTGAGGCGGGTGAAATGA
- a CDS encoding anti-sigma factor produces MNDRKISVTEDELHAYIDGELPAERRADVEAWLAANPEDAERVQSWRTMAEMLHARYDAVAQEPVPARLELERLERRPRQWLYGAAAAVLVAFVAGGTAGWFAHGAAAVPSTFQSFTEDAVDAHRLYVVEVRHPVEVPGNERDHLQAWLTKRCGWTVFAPNLEASGLKLVGGRLLPGPNGPASFLMYEGPSGERFTIYTAKTQSGATQMRYAKTDRDGSLFWADRGVGYVVTGGSDRDRLTKVAQAVYDQAEKNGT; encoded by the coding sequence ATGAACGACCGCAAGATTTCAGTGACCGAGGACGAGTTGCACGCCTATATCGACGGCGAGCTGCCGGCCGAGCGCCGCGCCGACGTCGAGGCCTGGCTCGCCGCCAACCCCGAAGATGCCGAGCGGGTGCAATCCTGGCGCACCATGGCCGAGATGCTGCACGCCCGCTACGACGCCGTCGCCCAGGAGCCGGTGCCGGCGCGGCTGGAGCTCGAGCGGCTGGAGCGCCGTCCGAGGCAATGGCTCTACGGCGCCGCCGCGGCCGTGCTGGTGGCCTTCGTCGCCGGCGGTACCGCCGGCTGGTTCGCGCATGGGGCTGCCGCCGTGCCGTCGACCTTCCAGAGCTTCACCGAGGATGCGGTCGACGCCCACCGCCTCTACGTCGTCGAGGTCCGCCATCCCGTCGAGGTCCCGGGCAACGAGCGCGACCATCTCCAGGCCTGGCTGACCAAGCGCTGCGGCTGGACCGTGTTTGCGCCGAACCTGGAAGCGAGCGGCCTCAAGCTCGTCGGCGGCAGGCTGCTGCCGGGGCCGAACGGACCGGCGTCATTCCTGATGTATGAGGGCCCTTCCGGCGAGCGGTTCACGATCTACACCGCCAAGACCCAAAGCGGCGCGACGCAGATGCGCTATGCCAAAACGGATAGGGATGGGTCGTTGTTCTGGGCCGATCGTGGCGTCGGATATGTCGTCACCGGCGGCAGCGACCGTGACCGGCTGACCAAGGTGGCGCAGGCCGTCTACGACCAAGCCGAGAAAAACGGCACGTAA
- a CDS encoding DnaJ C-terminal domain-containing protein, translated as MRDPYEVLGVPRSANAAAIKSAYRKLAKKHHPDSNKNDPKAAERFAEINTANEILGDEDKRKQFDRGEIDADGKPRFQGFPGGGGSRGRAGPGGFESYTFRSGGAGPGAGAFEDILNSMFGGGARGARPGAGGGAQFEFDTGGIGLDLDLNVAMTVSLEESVKGGEKRVRLPNGKELNVKIPPGVTEGQQIRLRGQGETAQGHPPGDLLITISIAPHPFFKVEGADLRIDLPVTLYEAVLGGKVRVPTLGNAVELSVPKNTSSGRTFRLKGKGLPKAGGTGDLFVTIRIMLPDGNDAELEALMEKWRDQHPYNPRSGLG; from the coding sequence ATGCGCGACCCCTATGAGGTCTTGGGGGTGCCGCGGAGCGCCAACGCTGCCGCGATCAAGAGCGCCTATCGCAAGCTTGCCAAGAAGCATCATCCCGACAGCAACAAGAACGACCCGAAGGCCGCCGAGCGCTTCGCCGAGATCAACACGGCCAACGAGATCCTCGGCGACGAGGACAAGCGCAAGCAGTTCGACCGCGGCGAGATCGACGCCGACGGCAAGCCGCGCTTCCAGGGCTTTCCGGGCGGCGGCGGTTCGCGCGGGCGGGCAGGTCCCGGCGGCTTCGAGAGCTACACGTTCCGCAGCGGTGGCGCGGGCCCTGGCGCGGGCGCGTTCGAGGACATCCTCAACAGCATGTTCGGTGGCGGGGCGCGCGGCGCGCGGCCCGGAGCCGGCGGCGGTGCCCAGTTCGAATTCGACACCGGCGGGATCGGGCTCGATCTCGACCTGAACGTCGCCATGACCGTGTCGCTGGAAGAATCGGTGAAGGGCGGCGAAAAGCGCGTCCGGCTGCCGAACGGCAAGGAGCTCAACGTCAAGATTCCGCCCGGCGTCACCGAAGGCCAGCAGATCCGGCTGAGGGGGCAGGGCGAGACCGCGCAGGGCCATCCGCCCGGCGATCTCCTGATCACCATCAGCATCGCCCCGCATCCGTTCTTCAAGGTTGAGGGCGCCGACCTGCGGATCGACCTGCCGGTCACGCTCTATGAGGCGGTGCTCGGCGGCAAGGTCCGCGTGCCTACTCTCGGAAATGCCGTGGAGCTTTCTGTCCCGAAGAACACCTCCAGCGGCCGGACCTTCCGCCTCAAGGGCAAGGGTCTGCCGAAAGCCGGCGGAACCGGCGACCTCTTCGTCACCATCAGGATTATGCTACCGGACGGGAACGACGCCGAGCTTGAGGCATTGATGGAGAAGTGGCGGGACCAACATCCCTATAATCCGCGGAGCGGGCTCGGCTAG
- a CDS encoding RT0821/Lpp0805 family surface protein, with protein MLRVSGVSSRSCRSCPESELRPAAQSALLSASALYRAWGRVGLSAIRPSGLVMTMILIGLGAGGCSFSRNGNGGPFAKADGGDLTGSIARSAKDIAPTETDIAFARNAASDVLSKGDKDSSQHWENPATGARGSVTPIAQSYAAEDGRKCRDFLASYVNGNTESWLQGAGCQSSHGRWEIHTLKPWRS; from the coding sequence ATGTTAAGGGTGTCTGGTGTTTCATCGAGGTCGTGTCGGTCATGTCCGGAGTCCGAGTTGCGTCCCGCGGCCCAAAGCGCGTTGTTGTCCGCTTCTGCCCTATATAGGGCATGGGGACGCGTTGGCCTATCGGCGATCCGCCCGTCCGGCCTCGTCATGACAATGATTCTGATCGGCTTGGGCGCAGGTGGCTGCAGCTTCTCCCGCAACGGCAACGGCGGCCCCTTCGCCAAGGCCGACGGCGGTGACCTCACCGGCTCGATCGCACGGTCTGCAAAGGACATTGCACCGACCGAGACAGATATTGCCTTTGCCCGCAACGCCGCCTCCGACGTGCTGAGCAAGGGCGACAAGGATTCCAGCCAGCACTGGGAGAATCCGGCAACGGGGGCCCGCGGCTCGGTGACGCCGATCGCGCAGTCCTATGCCGCCGAGGACGGCCGCAAGTGCCGCGATTTCCTGGCAAGCTACGTCAACGGCAACACCGAAAGCTGGCTGCAGGGAGCCGGCTGCCAAAGTAGCCATGGCCGCTGGGAGATTCATACGCTAAAGCCGTGGCGGAGTTAG
- the pdxH gene encoding pyridoxamine 5'-phosphate oxidase yields MTDTTSMKHQTPLTSGDFTAADEPFALFEAWLNEAIKGEPNDPNAMALATVDPDGLPDVRMVLMKGFDTDGFVFYSHIASQKGRELAANPKAALLFHWKSLRRQVRIRGNVTPVTDAEADAYFATRPKQAQIGAWASKQSQPLESRFAFEQAIAKVAAKYVIGEVPRPPGWSGWRITPMRIEFWHDRPFRLHDRIEFRRDAVGQPWSKTRMYP; encoded by the coding sequence ATGACCGACACGACCTCGATGAAACACCAGACACCCTTAACATCCGGTGATTTCACCGCCGCCGACGAGCCGTTCGCGCTGTTCGAAGCCTGGCTGAACGAGGCGATCAAGGGCGAGCCCAACGATCCGAACGCAATGGCGCTCGCAACCGTCGACCCCGACGGCCTGCCCGACGTGCGCATGGTGCTGATGAAGGGCTTCGACACCGACGGTTTCGTCTTCTACAGCCATATCGCGAGCCAGAAGGGCCGCGAACTCGCCGCAAATCCTAAGGCCGCGTTACTTTTTCACTGGAAGTCGCTGCGCCGTCAGGTCCGCATCCGCGGCAACGTGACGCCGGTGACCGATGCCGAAGCCGACGCCTATTTCGCCACCCGCCCCAAGCAGGCCCAGATCGGCGCCTGGGCCAGCAAGCAGTCGCAGCCGCTCGAAAGCCGCTTTGCCTTCGAGCAGGCGATCGCCAAGGTCGCCGCCAAATACGTCATCGGCGAGGTGCCGCGGCCGCCGGGCTGGAGCGGCTGGCGCATCACGCCCATGCGCATCGAGTTCTGGCACGACCGCCCATTCCGCCTGCACGACCGCATCGAATTTCGTCGTGACGCCGTCGGCCAGCCGTGGTCCAAGACGCGGATGTATCCTTGA
- a CDS encoding SDR family NAD(P)-dependent oxidoreductase, with translation MPHPSNVPRRTLLLTGASRGIGHATVIRFSSAGWRVITCSRHPFPEDCPWDAGPEDHIQVDLGDPADTARAISEIRRRLEGGTLHALVNNAAISPKGPGGTRLGSVDTDLDTWTHVFHVNFFAPIMIARGLIEELKAAKGSVVNVTSIAGSRVHPFAGAAYATSKAALASLTREMASDFGRVGVRVNAIAPGEIDTSILSPGTEKIVDQQIPMHRLGTPDEVAKIIYVLCTDTSSYVNGAEIHINGGQHV, from the coding sequence ATGCCGCATCCATCCAACGTGCCGCGACGTACGCTGCTCCTCACCGGCGCAAGCCGCGGCATCGGCCACGCTACCGTGATCCGCTTCTCCTCGGCAGGCTGGCGCGTCATCACCTGCTCGCGGCATCCGTTTCCGGAGGACTGCCCGTGGGACGCAGGCCCTGAAGATCACATCCAGGTCGACCTCGGCGACCCCGCGGACACCGCGCGTGCGATCTCCGAGATTCGCCGCCGTCTCGAGGGCGGCACGCTGCATGCGCTCGTCAACAACGCCGCGATCTCGCCGAAGGGCCCCGGCGGGACGCGGCTCGGCTCGGTCGACACCGACCTCGACACCTGGACCCACGTATTCCACGTCAACTTCTTCGCGCCGATCATGATCGCGCGCGGACTGATCGAGGAATTGAAGGCAGCCAAGGGATCGGTCGTGAACGTCACCTCGATCGCGGGCTCGCGCGTGCATCCCTTCGCAGGGGCCGCCTATGCGACCTCCAAGGCCGCGCTCGCATCCCTGACACGCGAGATGGCCTCCGACTTCGGCCGCGTCGGCGTGCGCGTCAACGCGATCGCGCCGGGCGAGATCGACACCTCGATCCTGTCGCCCGGCACCGAGAAGATCGTCGACCAGCAGATTCCGATGCACCGGCTCGGCACCCCGGACGAGGTCGCCAAGATCATCTACGTGCTGTGCACGGACACCTCGTCCTACGTCAACGGCGCCGAGATCCACATCAACGGCGGCCAGCACGTTTGA
- a CDS encoding magnesium transporter CorA family protein codes for MFSVFVPSETSLKKAVVDDLSALPERAVWIDLVNPTATEDKAVERLAGIAIPTREDMQEIEISSRLYIENGARYMTATLMCNSDTDMPRTTAVTFILGDHRLVTVRYDLPKPFALVEAKLARSCAPAVTGEMVLMELLDAVIDRCADILERCGAEIDQVSHDIFEPESERHGHAKQYSQILISIGRKGDLTSKVRESLVSIGRVVTFLSAVVEGVKWSKDMREQLKTMQRDVASLTDHASYLSNKITFVLDAMLGVVNLEQNNIIKLFSVMAVVLMPPTLIASIYGMNFKVMPELEWVHGYPMALVMMLVAAIVPYWIFKFKKWL; via the coding sequence ATGTTTTCCGTGTTTGTTCCGTCCGAGACCTCCCTGAAGAAGGCCGTCGTCGACGATCTCTCGGCGCTGCCGGAACGCGCCGTCTGGATCGACCTCGTCAACCCGACCGCCACCGAGGACAAGGCGGTGGAGCGGCTGGCAGGGATTGCGATCCCGACCCGGGAAGACATGCAGGAGATCGAGATCTCCAGCCGCCTCTATATCGAGAACGGCGCGCGCTACATGACCGCGACGCTGATGTGCAACTCCGATACCGACATGCCCCGCACCACGGCGGTGACCTTCATCCTCGGCGACCATCGCCTGGTGACGGTCCGCTATGACCTGCCCAAGCCGTTCGCGCTGGTGGAAGCCAAGCTCGCCCGCTCCTGCGCCCCGGCCGTCACCGGCGAGATGGTGCTGATGGAACTGCTCGACGCCGTGATCGATCGCTGCGCCGACATCCTGGAGCGCTGCGGCGCCGAGATCGACCAGGTCTCGCACGACATCTTCGAGCCCGAGAGCGAGCGTCACGGCCACGCCAAGCAATATTCCCAGATCCTGATCTCGATCGGCCGCAAGGGCGATTTGACCTCGAAGGTCCGCGAGAGCCTGGTCTCGATCGGCCGCGTCGTCACCTTCCTCTCGGCGGTGGTCGAGGGGGTGAAATGGTCCAAGGACATGCGCGAGCAGCTCAAGACCATGCAGCGCGACGTCGCCTCCTTGACCGACCACGCCTCCTATCTCTCCAACAAGATCACGTTCGTGCTCGACGCCATGCTCGGCGTCGTCAATCTCGAGCAGAACAACATCATCAAGCTGTTTTCGGTCATGGCTGTTGTCCTGATGCCGCCGACACTGATCGCCTCGATCTACGGCATGAATTTCAAGGTGATGCCGGAGCTCGAATGGGTGCACGGCTACCCGATGGCGCTGGTGATGATGCTGGTCGCCGCGATCGTCCCGTACTGGATCTTCAAGTTCAAGAAGTGGCTCTAG